One genomic region from Streptomyces sp. NBC_00457 encodes:
- a CDS encoding DUF5988 family protein: protein MSDTAKALLAGGPDDLPERIVPAPAPGTDVKIKLRGGYEHFRATERHEETTEGRLPVYEWWERTEIAE, encoded by the coding sequence ATGAGTGACACGGCCAAGGCACTGCTCGCGGGCGGCCCCGACGATCTGCCCGAGCGGATCGTCCCGGCCCCGGCCCCGGGGACAGACGTGAAGATCAAGTTGCGCGGTGGGTACGAGCACTTCCGGGCGACCGAGCGGCACGAGGAGACGACGGAGGGCCGGCTGCCCGTGTACGAGTGGTGGGAGCGGACGGAGATCGCCGAGTAG
- a CDS encoding alpha/beta fold hydrolase — translation METVTTDDGVRLWASRSGRGEPLVLCHGGPGLWDMFEDVAALLADTATVVRWDQRGCGRSERCAGPWTTERFVADLDAVRRHYGLDRMALLGHSWGAQLALSYALERPERVDALIYVSGTGIVPESDWHGPYKENFLARLGEDPERLSRWQDLPKDDRERAVLQWSVEFEDRGRALEHAGRMADPWFGVNTECETALNAESRRTWGAPQLYDDCRALDLPVLIVDGAQDIRPRSAVDSLERALTDVRRVTLPEAGHLPWVEDPKGFREAVVPALR, via the coding sequence ATGGAGACCGTCACGACGGACGACGGCGTACGCCTGTGGGCGAGCCGGTCGGGCCGAGGCGAGCCGCTGGTGCTGTGCCACGGCGGGCCCGGCCTGTGGGACATGTTCGAGGACGTGGCCGCCCTGCTCGCCGACACGGCCACGGTCGTGCGCTGGGACCAGCGCGGCTGCGGGCGCTCGGAGCGGTGCGCGGGCCCCTGGACGACCGAGCGTTTCGTGGCGGACCTGGACGCCGTACGACGGCACTACGGCCTCGACCGGATGGCGCTGCTCGGCCATTCCTGGGGCGCGCAGCTGGCGTTGAGCTATGCGCTGGAGCGTCCGGAGCGGGTCGACGCGCTCATCTACGTCAGCGGTACGGGCATCGTGCCGGAGTCGGACTGGCACGGCCCCTACAAGGAGAACTTCCTCGCGCGGCTCGGTGAGGATCCCGAACGGCTGTCCCGTTGGCAGGACTTGCCGAAGGACGACCGGGAGCGTGCGGTGCTCCAGTGGTCCGTCGAGTTCGAGGACCGTGGGCGGGCGCTGGAGCATGCCGGGCGGATGGCCGACCCCTGGTTCGGCGTCAACACCGAGTGCGAAACGGCCCTGAACGCCGAGAGCCGGCGCACCTGGGGCGCCCCTCAGCTGTACGACGACTGCCGCGCCCTGGACCTGCCCGTCCTCATCGTCGACGGCGCCCAGGACATTCGCCCGCGCTCAGCCGTCGACTCCCTGGAGCGGGCCCTGACGGACGTCCGCCGGGTGACCCTGCCGGAGGCCGGGCATCTGCCGTGGGTGGAGGACCCGAAGGGCTTCCGGGAGGCGGTCGTGCCGGCGCTGCGGTGA
- the pruA gene encoding L-glutamate gamma-semialdehyde dehydrogenase produces MDAVTQVPTPVNEPVHGYAPGSPERARLEARLKELAENPVDLPCTIGGEKRMGGGEPFQVVQPHNHKAVLGTFRNATRQDAQDAIDAALAAAPAWRAMSFDDRAAIILRAAELLSGPWRETLAASTMLGQSKTAQQAEIDTPCELIDFWRFNVAYARELLAEQPVANSPGVWNRLDHRPLEGFVYAITPFNFTAIAGNLPTAPALMGNVVVWKPSPTQTHAAVLLMQLLEEAGLPKGVINLVTGDGIEVSKVALEHRDLAGIHFTGSTKTFQYLWKTVGANIEKYRSYPRIVGETGGKDFVVAHPSADPAILKTALTRGSFEYQGQKCSATSRAYIPASIWNSGFRDAFAAEVDGIAMGDVTDLSNFIGAVIDERAFAKNKAAIDRAKEDPTCTIVAGGSYDDSVGYFVRPTVVECTDPANEVFTTEYFGPFLAVHVYEDDRYEEMLTQMESVTDYALTGSVIAGDRAAAAYTMDKLRYAAGNFYINDKSTGAVVGQQPFGGGRASGTNDKAGAPQNLMRWTLTRAIKETLVPPTDYTYPHMG; encoded by the coding sequence ATGGACGCTGTGACCCAGGTCCCCACCCCCGTCAACGAGCCGGTGCACGGCTATGCCCCCGGCTCGCCCGAGCGTGCCCGGCTGGAGGCCAGGCTCAAGGAGCTGGCCGAGAATCCGGTCGACCTGCCCTGCACCATCGGCGGCGAGAAGCGGATGGGCGGCGGTGAGCCCTTCCAGGTCGTCCAGCCGCACAACCACAAAGCCGTGCTCGGCACCTTCCGCAACGCCACCCGGCAGGACGCCCAGGACGCCATCGACGCGGCCCTCGCCGCCGCGCCCGCCTGGCGGGCGATGTCCTTCGACGACCGTGCCGCGATCATCCTGCGCGCGGCCGAGCTGCTGTCCGGACCGTGGCGCGAGACGCTGGCCGCCTCCACCATGCTCGGCCAGTCGAAGACCGCCCAGCAGGCGGAGATCGACACGCCCTGTGAGCTGATCGACTTCTGGCGCTTCAATGTCGCCTACGCCCGCGAACTGCTCGCCGAGCAGCCGGTCGCCAACTCCCCGGGCGTCTGGAACCGCCTCGACCACCGCCCGCTGGAAGGCTTCGTCTACGCGATCACGCCGTTCAACTTCACGGCGATCGCGGGCAACCTGCCGACCGCGCCCGCCCTGATGGGCAACGTCGTCGTCTGGAAGCCGTCCCCGACGCAGACGCACGCCGCCGTGCTGCTGATGCAGTTGCTGGAGGAGGCCGGTCTGCCCAAGGGCGTCATCAACCTCGTCACCGGCGACGGCATCGAGGTCTCCAAGGTCGCCCTCGAGCACCGCGACCTCGCCGGCATCCACTTCACCGGCTCGACCAAGACCTTCCAGTACCTGTGGAAGACGGTCGGCGCCAACATCGAGAAGTACCGCTCCTACCCGCGCATCGTCGGCGAGACCGGCGGCAAGGACTTCGTGGTCGCCCACCCGAGCGCCGACCCCGCGATCCTGAAGACCGCCCTCACCCGCGGCTCCTTCGAGTACCAGGGCCAGAAGTGCTCGGCGACCTCCCGGGCGTACATCCCGGCGTCGATCTGGAACTCCGGTTTCCGTGACGCGTTCGCGGCCGAGGTCGACGGCATCGCCATGGGCGACGTCACCGACCTGTCGAACTTCATCGGCGCGGTCATCGACGAGCGCGCGTTCGCCAAGAACAAGGCCGCGATCGACCGGGCGAAGGAGGACCCGACCTGCACGATTGTCGCGGGCGGCTCCTACGACGACTCGGTCGGCTACTTCGTCCGCCCGACGGTCGTCGAGTGCACGGACCCCGCCAACGAGGTCTTCACCACCGAGTACTTCGGCCCGTTCCTCGCGGTGCACGTCTACGAGGACGACCGGTACGAGGAGATGCTGACCCAGATGGAGTCGGTCACCGACTACGCGCTGACCGGCTCGGTCATCGCGGGCGACCGCGCGGCGGCGGCGTACACGATGGACAAGCTGCGCTACGCGGCCGGCAACTTCTACATCAACGACAAGTCGACCGGCGCCGTCGTCGGCCAGCAGCCCTTCGGCGGCGGCCGCGCCTCCGGCACCAACGACAAGGCCGGCGCCCCGCAGAACCTGATGCGCTGGACCCTGACCCGCGCCATCAAGGAGACGCTGGTCCCGCCGACCGACTACACCTACCCGCACATGGGCTGA
- a CDS encoding proline dehydrogenase family protein, with the protein MLGPVILAASRSDRMRRLISAAPVTKQVVDRFIPGETVDEVVPIIQDLTSKGLELTMDVVGEDITNPEQAEAARDAYLELIDRLKDLELGTRAEMSVKLSMFGQALDGGHELALANVRPVVEAAAAIGTTVTLDAEDHTTLDSMFAIHDELRKEFPQTGCVIQAYLFRTEADARRLAANGSRVRLVKGAYKEPADVAYQQKHETDKAYVRILKVLMEGAGYPMIGSHDPRLISIAQELARRAGRKLDEYEFQMLYGIRSDEHLRLAAQGHRMRVYTAYGTDWYGYFMRRLAEKPANLVFFVRSVITRG; encoded by the coding sequence GTGCTGGGTCCCGTGATTCTTGCCGCGTCGCGCAGCGACCGGATGCGACGCCTGATCTCGGCGGCCCCGGTGACCAAGCAGGTCGTCGACCGCTTCATCCCCGGCGAGACGGTCGACGAGGTCGTGCCGATCATCCAGGACCTGACGTCCAAGGGCCTGGAGCTGACCATGGACGTCGTCGGCGAGGACATCACCAACCCCGAGCAGGCCGAGGCGGCCCGCGACGCCTACCTGGAGCTGATCGACCGGCTCAAGGATCTCGAGCTGGGCACCCGTGCCGAGATGTCCGTCAAGCTGTCGATGTTCGGCCAGGCGCTGGACGGCGGTCACGAACTGGCGCTCGCCAACGTCCGTCCCGTCGTCGAGGCCGCCGCCGCGATCGGCACCACGGTCACCCTGGACGCGGAGGACCACACCACCCTCGACTCGATGTTCGCCATCCACGACGAGCTGCGGAAGGAGTTCCCGCAGACCGGCTGCGTCATCCAGGCCTACCTCTTCCGCACCGAGGCCGACGCCCGCCGCCTCGCCGCGAACGGCAGCCGCGTACGGCTCGTGAAGGGCGCGTACAAGGAGCCCGCCGACGTCGCCTACCAGCAGAAACACGAGACCGACAAGGCGTACGTCCGCATCCTCAAGGTTCTGATGGAGGGCGCCGGGTACCCGATGATCGGGTCCCACGATCCGCGCCTGATCTCCATCGCCCAGGAACTGGCCCGGCGTGCCGGCCGCAAACTCGACGAGTACGAGTTCCAGATGCTGTACGGCATCAGGAGCGACGAGCACCTACGCCTCGCCGCCCAGGGCCACCGCATGCGCGTCTACACCGCCTACGGCACGGACTGGTACGGCTACTTCATGCGGCGTCTTGCCGAGAAGCCCGCCAATCTCGTGTTCTTCGTGCGGAGCGTGATCACACGTGGCTGA
- a CDS encoding PucR family transcriptional regulator has translation MYEGPVILRENARVTADYKDDYQELVDEISELLGVPATLENRDFELIAFGAYDSEDELDASALDPVRARSILTRRSTAAVRAWFEGFGITRATAPVRIPPTPEAGVHRGRICLPVRHRGVVLGYVWLLEGEPGPTEQQLTAAMDVTGRIGALLADEAQAGADLTRELREVLTAERGWQRDMAVAALRTALGPRGEGLHAVVCVAPWPSPDPDDAPSARTVPHATALCTVPWGTAGQSLAVLVRLRSPDARTPALAAATRLLKEGANAAGVGEPRTGLAELGIAWQEASAAARAALAEPRFGPVAEWHRIGPYRLLTSLPPDATHDPAVAPLLAPAHRDLARTAEVYLDCAGQAARTAAELGIHRQTLYYRLSRVEKLTGLDLDDGEDRLLLHMALKGARL, from the coding sequence ATGTATGAAGGCCCGGTGATTCTGCGGGAGAATGCCCGAGTGACGGCCGACTACAAGGATGACTACCAGGAGCTGGTCGACGAGATCTCCGAGTTGCTCGGCGTCCCCGCGACGCTGGAGAACCGTGACTTCGAGCTGATCGCCTTCGGCGCGTACGACAGCGAGGACGAGCTGGACGCGTCCGCCCTGGACCCGGTGCGTGCCCGCTCGATCCTGACCCGGCGTTCGACGGCGGCGGTCCGGGCGTGGTTCGAGGGGTTCGGCATCACGCGCGCGACCGCCCCGGTCCGTATCCCGCCCACTCCGGAGGCGGGGGTCCACCGGGGACGGATCTGTCTCCCCGTACGCCATCGGGGCGTCGTCCTCGGGTACGTCTGGCTGCTCGAAGGCGAGCCGGGCCCCACCGAGCAGCAGCTCACCGCCGCGATGGACGTGACCGGGCGGATCGGCGCGCTGCTCGCCGACGAGGCGCAGGCGGGCGCGGATCTCACCCGGGAGCTGCGGGAAGTGCTGACCGCCGAGCGCGGCTGGCAGCGGGACATGGCGGTGGCGGCGCTGCGTACGGCCCTCGGCCCGCGCGGCGAAGGCCTGCACGCCGTCGTGTGCGTCGCGCCCTGGCCGTCGCCCGACCCGGACGACGCCCCGTCGGCCCGTACGGTCCCGCACGCGACGGCGTTGTGCACGGTCCCGTGGGGCACCGCCGGCCAGAGCCTCGCCGTGCTGGTCCGGCTGCGGTCACCGGACGCCCGGACCCCGGCGCTCGCAGCAGCGACGCGGCTGCTCAAGGAGGGCGCGAACGCGGCCGGGGTCGGCGAACCGCGCACCGGACTCGCCGAGTTGGGCATCGCCTGGCAGGAGGCCTCCGCAGCCGCGCGCGCCGCCCTCGCGGAACCCCGGTTCGGTCCGGTGGCCGAATGGCACCGCATCGGCCCGTACCGGCTGCTGACTTCGCTGCCCCCGGACGCCACCCACGACCCGGCCGTCGCCCCTCTCCTCGCCCCCGCCCACCGCGACCTCGCCCGCACCGCCGAGGTCTACCTCGACTGCGCCGGCCAGGCCGCCCGTACCGCCGCCGAACTGGGCATCCACCGGCAGACGCTCTACTACCGGCTGTCCCGCGTCGAGAAGCTGACGGGCCTGGACCTGGACGACGGCGAGGACCGGCTGCTGCTGCACATGGCGCTGAAAGGGGCAAGGCTGTAG
- a CDS encoding ABC transporter substrate-binding protein codes for MRVPARLLSLTAVSAASVLLTGCFSGSGSSAGDDGKRIRVAHMLPPRSGLSPLSDDAFKLSRWSTAETLVKLDAEGDAQPALATEWKQSGRTWTFDIRDGVTFHDGTELDAEAVVRSLTTAATASPKPRILDGVELTVKAQDSDTVTVTTADEDPLVPQRLSSPQLSILAAKAYAGKTVDPLGAGTGPFELTKVNGTSSASLDRYDDYWGKKAKAPGIDVKFVPDGTARAAALRSGEADIVEAVPVSQAALLDEELITEVPMPRTNTLYLNTEKGDFKDASLRAAAREAIDAESIVKGVYEDRADVAEGLLGPALPWAAGLRTEVKRAAAKKANGQTITIGTFTDRAELPEVAATLQQQLQKAGFKVKLDVREYANIESDALAGEFDAFILSRATVLDSGDPVAYLYSDFASDGSFNISQLADDSVDKALNSAGETAVGDARRKAVIAAEAAVLAADAAVPMLHERVIQGDAAEVVDAAHDPRERELVTADTYVN; via the coding sequence GTGCGCGTCCCTGCCCGCTTGCTGTCCCTCACCGCGGTCTCCGCCGCCTCCGTGCTGCTCACCGGATGCTTCTCGGGCTCGGGGTCCTCCGCCGGGGACGACGGCAAGCGCATCCGCGTCGCCCATATGCTGCCGCCGCGCTCAGGTCTCTCCCCGCTCTCCGACGACGCCTTCAAGCTGTCGCGCTGGTCCACCGCCGAGACCCTGGTGAAGCTGGACGCGGAGGGCGACGCCCAGCCCGCGCTGGCCACCGAGTGGAAGCAGTCCGGACGGACCTGGACCTTCGACATACGCGACGGCGTCACCTTCCACGACGGAACCGAACTCGACGCCGAGGCTGTCGTGCGGTCACTCACCACCGCGGCCACCGCCTCCCCCAAGCCCCGCATCCTCGACGGCGTCGAGCTGACCGTGAAGGCACAGGACTCCGACACCGTCACGGTCACCACCGCCGACGAGGACCCCCTCGTCCCGCAGCGGCTCAGCTCGCCCCAGCTGTCGATCCTCGCCGCGAAGGCGTACGCCGGAAAGACGGTCGACCCTCTCGGCGCGGGCACCGGCCCCTTCGAGCTGACGAAGGTCAACGGCACCTCGTCCGCCTCGCTCGACCGCTACGACGACTACTGGGGCAAGAAGGCCAAGGCCCCCGGCATCGACGTGAAGTTCGTGCCGGACGGCACCGCCCGCGCCGCCGCCCTGCGCAGCGGTGAGGCCGACATCGTCGAGGCCGTACCGGTGTCGCAAGCGGCCTTGCTGGACGAGGAGTTGATCACCGAAGTCCCGATGCCGCGGACCAACACGCTGTACCTCAACACCGAGAAGGGCGACTTCAAGGACGCCTCCCTGCGGGCCGCCGCCCGCGAGGCCATCGACGCCGAGTCGATCGTGAAGGGCGTGTACGAGGACCGCGCCGATGTCGCCGAAGGGCTGCTCGGGCCCGCGCTGCCGTGGGCCGCCGGCCTGCGCACCGAGGTGAAGCGGGCGGCGGCGAAGAAGGCGAACGGCCAGACCATCACCATCGGCACCTTCACCGACCGCGCCGAACTGCCCGAGGTCGCCGCCACCCTGCAACAGCAGCTCCAGAAGGCCGGCTTCAAGGTGAAGCTGGACGTCCGGGAGTACGCCAACATCGAATCCGACGCGCTGGCGGGCGAGTTCGACGCGTTCATCCTGTCCCGCGCCACCGTCCTGGACTCCGGCGACCCGGTCGCGTACCTCTACAGCGACTTCGCCTCCGACGGCTCCTTCAACATCTCCCAGCTCGCGGACGACTCCGTGGACAAGGCGCTGAACAGCGCGGGCGAGACCGCGGTGGGCGACGCGCGCCGCAAGGCCGTGATCGCGGCCGAGGCCGCCGTGCTGGCCGCCGACGCCGCCGTCCCGATGCTGCATGAGCGGGTCATCCAGGGCGACGCCGCCGAGGTCGTGGACGCCGCCCACGACCCCCGCGAGCGTGAACTCGTCACGGCGGACACGTACGTCAATTGA
- a CDS encoding ABC transporter permease subunit: MEWTVSAAGLTRALSLVAVITAVGLLPWLSGRDPALTVLRARSAEQEPTKEALDAVRRDLGLDAGPLSLLGSWASDLVRGDLGLSWVSGTEVLPSVTAGLQVSLGLMGAAFGFAVVLACVLVAPVLVRGRGSAGAGAAMLAAVPEFLLATVALLVCGVWLGWLPTSGWQGPQYMVLPALALGVPAGGVLGRLVADALPAVLDERWVELWRGAGVSRARVSAAALRRVLPPLVPQFGMAAVGLTGGAVAVETVFAVPGIGRTALGAAKSQDLPLLQGAVLALLALGLVTGAVAALLRRRLLGPALRDAELSLPPVRPVRTHPAIPLALFTVLAVAIGWGLLRDPYAVNTAARLASPSWAHPLGTDGLGRDVLARLGHGAAPTVGTAAAVCLASLLLALALGFLPGVAAGASDIANALPPVIAGILVAAAAGPGTGGAAFAVALISWPPLAAHAAALVQEVRASAFLTAQRAIGATPWWILTRHVLPSVAAPVARHALLRLPGMALALASLGFLGLGAQPPAPEWGLLLDESRAYVERAPWAALAPAVALAVLAGLAVSGASYAQGRQVTRVKRVTGVAPVGKEASDGVGRAVVGA, translated from the coding sequence ATCGAGTGGACGGTCAGCGCGGCAGGGCTGACGCGCGCACTCTCTCTCGTCGCCGTCATCACCGCCGTAGGCCTGCTCCCTTGGCTCTCCGGCAGGGACCCCGCGCTGACGGTCCTGCGGGCCCGTTCCGCCGAGCAGGAGCCGACGAAGGAGGCGCTGGACGCCGTACGACGGGATCTCGGGCTGGATGCCGGTCCCCTTTCGCTGCTGGGGAGTTGGGCGTCCGATCTGGTGCGCGGGGACCTGGGACTGTCGTGGGTGTCCGGTACCGAGGTGCTGCCGTCGGTGACGGCCGGGCTCCAGGTGTCGCTGGGGCTGATGGGCGCGGCCTTCGGTTTCGCGGTGGTGCTGGCCTGCGTGCTGGTCGCGCCGGTGCTGGTACGGGGGCGGGGGTCGGCCGGGGCGGGGGCCGCCATGCTGGCCGCCGTGCCCGAATTCCTGCTGGCCACCGTGGCGTTGCTGGTCTGCGGGGTGTGGCTGGGGTGGCTGCCGACCTCGGGCTGGCAGGGGCCTCAGTACATGGTCCTGCCCGCGCTCGCGCTCGGCGTCCCGGCGGGCGGTGTCCTCGGCCGGCTGGTCGCGGACGCGCTGCCCGCCGTGCTGGACGAGCGGTGGGTGGAGCTGTGGCGGGGCGCCGGGGTGAGCAGGGCGCGCGTCTCGGCGGCGGCGCTGCGGCGTGTACTGCCGCCGCTGGTACCGCAGTTCGGGATGGCCGCCGTCGGTCTGACCGGGGGTGCGGTCGCGGTGGAGACGGTGTTCGCGGTGCCGGGCATCGGGCGTACGGCGCTCGGGGCCGCCAAGTCGCAGGATCTGCCGCTGCTCCAGGGGGCGGTGCTGGCGCTGCTCGCGCTGGGGCTGGTGACGGGTGCCGTCGCGGCTCTGCTGCGGCGTCGGCTGCTGGGGCCCGCGCTGCGTGACGCCGAGCTGTCCCTGCCGCCGGTCCGGCCGGTCCGTACCCACCCGGCCATCCCGTTGGCGCTGTTCACGGTCCTGGCCGTGGCCATCGGCTGGGGCCTCCTGCGCGACCCGTACGCCGTGAACACCGCCGCGCGCCTCGCCTCGCCCTCCTGGGCGCACCCGCTCGGCACCGACGGCCTCGGCCGTGACGTCCTGGCCCGGCTCGGGCACGGCGCCGCTCCCACCGTCGGCACGGCGGCCGCCGTATGCCTGGCCAGCCTGCTGCTCGCGCTGGCCCTCGGCTTCCTGCCGGGCGTCGCGGCGGGCGCGTCGGACATCGCGAACGCGCTGCCGCCGGTGATCGCCGGGATCCTGGTCGCGGCTGCCGCCGGGCCCGGTACCGGCGGGGCGGCCTTCGCGGTCGCGCTGATCTCCTGGCCGCCGTTGGCCGCCCATGCGGCGGCGCTGGTGCAGGAGGTGCGCGCGTCGGCGTTCCTCACCGCCCAGCGGGCCATCGGGGCGACGCCGTGGTGGATCCTGACCCGGCATGTGCTGCCGTCCGTGGCCGCGCCGGTCGCCCGGCACGCCCTGCTGCGGCTGCCCGGCATGGCCCTCGCCCTGGCCTCGCTGGGCTTCCTGGGCCTGGGCGCGCAGCCACCGGCACCCGAGTGGGGTCTGCTGCTCGACGAGTCGCGCGCCTATGTGGAACGGGCGCCGTGGGCCGCCCTCGCGCCCGCCGTGGCGCTGGCCGTGCTGGCGGGGCTCGCGGTGTCGGGAGCTTCGTATGCGCAAGGAAGGCAGGTCACCCGTGTGAAGCGGGTGACCGGTGTGGCGCCTGTCGGGAAGGAGGCCTCCGATGGAGTCGGACGTGCTGTTGTCGGTGCGTGA
- a CDS encoding ABC transporter ATP-binding protein, whose translation MESDVLLSVRDLRIAFDGVEAVRGVSFEVRPREVLAVVGESGAGKSLTARALLGMLPAEATTSGTILPDLTAERGRRIALVPQDALSALSPVHPVGDQLAAAVRSVARVSRQEARARAVAALDRVGIPDAVRKARAYPHEYSGGMRQRAVIAMATVNEPDIVVADEPTTALDEEHRDQVLRVLGEQREAVGAALVLVTHDMDVVREHADRVLVMYAGRVTELGPADEVLTRPRAPYTAGLLASLPDGGPRRRRLPALPGTPPTPGALPPGCAFAPRCSLAADACHETEPEPQQVEERLIACHRWADVPDLLQETHRASS comes from the coding sequence ATGGAGTCGGACGTGCTGTTGTCGGTGCGTGATCTGCGGATCGCCTTCGACGGGGTGGAGGCCGTGCGCGGGGTGTCCTTCGAGGTGCGCCCGCGTGAAGTGCTCGCCGTGGTGGGTGAGTCGGGCGCGGGCAAGTCGCTGACGGCGCGGGCGCTGCTGGGCATGCTGCCGGCTGAGGCGACGACGAGCGGCACGATCCTGCCGGACCTCACGGCTGAGCGCGGGCGCCGTATCGCGCTCGTCCCGCAGGACGCCCTCTCCGCCCTCTCCCCCGTGCACCCGGTGGGTGACCAACTCGCCGCAGCGGTACGGTCGGTGGCCCGCGTCTCCCGCCAGGAGGCACGGGCGCGGGCGGTGGCGGCGCTCGACCGGGTGGGGATCCCGGATGCCGTACGCAAGGCGCGGGCGTATCCGCACGAGTACTCCGGCGGTATGCGTCAGCGCGCGGTCATCGCGATGGCCACGGTCAACGAACCGGACATCGTCGTCGCCGACGAGCCGACCACCGCGCTCGACGAGGAGCACCGGGACCAGGTGCTGCGGGTGCTCGGCGAGCAGCGTGAGGCGGTCGGAGCGGCGCTGGTGCTGGTCACGCACGACATGGACGTCGTACGGGAGCACGCCGACCGTGTGCTGGTGATGTACGCCGGGCGCGTCACTGAACTCGGCCCGGCGGACGAGGTGTTGACGCGTCCCCGGGCGCCGTACACGGCGGGCCTGCTGGCCTCGCTCCCGGACGGCGGACCCAGGCGCCGCCGTCTTCCCGCCCTCCCGGGCACCCCGCCCACTCCGGGTGCCCTCCCGCCCGGCTGTGCCTTCGCGCCGCGCTGCTCGCTCGCGGCGGACGCGTGTCACGAGACGGAACCGGAGCCCCAGCAGGTGGAGGAGCGGCTGATCGCCTGCCACCGCTGGGCCGATGTCCCCGACCTGCTCCAGGAGACGCACCGTGCCTCTTCTTGA
- a CDS encoding dipeptide/oligopeptide/nickel ABC transporter ATP-binding protein: MSPTCSRRRTVPLLDVRDLVVRYGTVTAVDHLSFALEAGETLALNGPSGCGKSSTALAVLQLRRPDGGEVRFEGRELTSLTDRELRPLRPRMQPVFQDPYGSLSPRHRIRDAIAEPLKIHGRWTPTDGPARVAELLDRVGLDASYGDRRPHELSGGQCQRAGIARALASDPRLLVLDEPVSALDPSVRAGVLNLLADLQDDLGLGYLFICHDRAVVRHFADRVVEMRDGSITSEWRLPSLDAVPQ, translated from the coding sequence ATGTCCCCGACCTGCTCCAGGAGACGCACCGTGCCTCTTCTTGACGTCCGCGACCTGGTCGTCCGCTACGGCACGGTCACGGCCGTGGACCATCTGTCCTTCGCGCTGGAGGCGGGCGAGACCCTGGCCCTGAACGGCCCTTCCGGCTGCGGCAAGTCGTCCACCGCGCTGGCCGTGCTCCAGCTGCGCCGCCCGGACGGCGGTGAAGTGCGCTTCGAGGGACGGGAGTTGACGAGCCTCACGGACCGCGAACTGCGCCCGCTGCGCCCCCGCATGCAGCCGGTCTTCCAGGACCCGTACGGCTCCCTGAGCCCCCGCCACCGCATCCGCGACGCGATCGCCGAACCCCTGAAGATCCACGGCCGCTGGACCCCCACCGATGGCCCCGCCCGGGTTGCCGAACTCCTCGACCGGGTCGGCCTCGACGCCTCGTACGGCGACCGCCGCCCGCACGAACTCTCCGGCGGCCAGTGCCAACGCGCCGGAATCGCCCGCGCGTTGGCCTCCGACCCGCGCCTGCTGGTCCTCGACGAGCCGGTGTCGGCCCTGGACCCGTCCGTCCGCGCCGGCGTGCTGAACCTGCTCGCCGACCTCCAGGACGACCTCGGCCTCGGCTATCTGTTCATCTGCCATGACCGGGCGGTCGTACGGCATTTCGCGGACCGGGTGGTGGAGATGCGGGACGGGAGCATCACGTCCGAGTGGCGGCTTCCATCGCTTGACGCAGTCCCTCAGTGA
- a CDS encoding TetR/AcrR family transcriptional regulator yields MGHREDLLEGAKRCLLAKGFVRTTARDIVKESGTNLASIGYHYGSKDALLAEAYLALVGELSDAFDGDGSVESATAPGSVERFQEVWSNIIGTMRGPGSMWRLSMEIVAMGDQLPAVRDHLAAQQRDAERALVALFMGVPEDEIPDKTLDTLGRFYTTLMTGLIAQWTFDPERAPDADALTEGLRQAMEAATRT; encoded by the coding sequence ATGGGACACCGTGAGGATCTGCTCGAAGGCGCCAAGCGCTGCCTGCTGGCGAAGGGATTCGTGCGCACGACCGCGCGCGACATCGTCAAGGAGTCGGGGACGAACCTGGCGTCGATCGGCTATCACTACGGCTCGAAGGACGCGTTGCTGGCGGAGGCCTACCTCGCGCTGGTCGGGGAGCTCTCCGACGCCTTCGACGGCGACGGGTCCGTCGAGAGCGCGACCGCGCCCGGCTCCGTCGAGCGCTTCCAGGAGGTGTGGTCGAACATCATCGGCACCATGCGGGGGCCCGGTTCGATGTGGCGGCTCAGCATGGAGATCGTGGCCATGGGGGATCAACTGCCCGCCGTGCGCGACCATCTGGCGGCGCAGCAGCGGGACGCCGAGCGCGCTCTCGTGGCGCTGTTCATGGGGGTGCCGGAGGACGAGATCCCCGACAAGACCCTGGACACGCTCGGACGGTTCTACACAACGCTGATGACCGGCCTCATCGCACAGTGGACCTTCGACCCCGAACGCGCGCCCGACGCCGACGCGCTCACTGAGGGACTGCGTCAAGCGATGGAAGCCGCCACTCGGACGTGA